One Melospiza georgiana isolate bMelGeo1 chromosome 12, bMelGeo1.pri, whole genome shotgun sequence genomic window carries:
- the LOC131088498 gene encoding integrator complex subunit 6-like isoform X3, translating to MPILLFLIDTSASMNQRAYLGTSYLDIAKGAVEIFMKLRARDPASRGDRYMLVTFDEPPYCIKAGWKENHATFMNELKNLQASGLTTLGQALRSSFDLLNLNRLVSGIDNYGQGRNPFFLEPSILITITDGNKLTNTAGVQEELHLPLNSPLPGSELTKEPFRWDQRLFALVLRLPGAASAEPEQLGSVPTDESAITQMCEVTGGRSYCVRTQRMLNQCLESLVQKVQSGVVINFEKSGPDPAPIGEDGLVDSSRPINSFASQPWHSCHKLIYVRPNPKTGVPVGHWPIPESFWPDQNSPTLPPRTAHPVVRFSCVDCEPMVIDKLPFDKYELEPSPLTQYILERKSPHTCWQVFVSSSGKYSELGHPFGYLKASTTLTCVNLFVMPYNYPVLLPLLAEEESYLLPVHV from the exons ATGCcgatcctcctcttcctcatagACACGTCCGCCTCCATGAACCAGCGGGCGTACCTGGGCACCAGCTACCTGGACATCGCCAAGGGCGCCGTGGAGATCTTCATGAAG CTGCGGGCCCGGGACCCCGCCAGCCGCGGCGACAGGTACATGCTGGTTACGTTCGACGAGCCGCCCTACTGCATTAAG GCTGGATGGAAGGAAAACCATGCAACATTCATGAATGAACTGAAAAACCTTCAGGCTTCAGGACTAACAACCCTTGGTCAGGCACTCAGGTCATCGTTTGACTTGTTAAATCTCAATAGATTAGTGTCTGGGATAGACAACTATGGACAG GGAAGGAATCCATTCTTTTTGGAGCCATCTATTTTGATTACCATCACAGATGGAAACAAACTGACAAATACAGCTGGAGTCCAAGAGGAG CTTCATCTTCCATTGAATTCCCCTTTGCCTGGAAGTGAACTAACCAAAGAGCCGTTCCGCTGGGATCAAAGGCTGTTTGCTCTGGTGCTGCGtctgccaggggctgcatctGCTGAGCCAGAGCAGCTTGGGAGTGTGCCTACTGATGAATCTGCCATCACACAGATGTGTGAGGTCACAGGAG GTCGTTCGTACTGTGTCCGGACACAAAGAATGTTGAATCAGTGTTTAGAATCTTTAGTTCAAAAAGTCCAAAGTGGAGTTGTTATTAACTTTGAGAAGTCAGGACCAGACCCAGCTCCTATTGGAGAAG ATGGACTTGTTGATTCATCCAGGCCCATCAATTCATTTGCTTCTCAGCCGTGGCATAGTTGTCATAAACTCATTTATGTACGGCCTAACCCTAAAACGGGTGTTCCTGTGGGGCACTGGCCAATCCCAGAATCTTTTTGGCCTGATCAGAATTCACCAACACTg cCTCCACGCACAGCTCACCCTGTGGTGAGGTTCTCCTGTGTGGATTGTGAGCCCATGGTCATAGACAAGCTTCCTTTTGACAAGTATGAGCTGGAGCCTTCACCCCTCACCCAGTACATCCTGGAACGAAAGTCTCCCCATACCTGCTGGCAG GTATTTGTGAGTAGCAGTGGAAAATACAGCGAGCTCGGCCACCCGTTTGGGTATTTAAAAGCAAGCACTACTTTAACCTGTGTAAACCTCTTTGTGATGCCTTACAACTACCCTGTTTTACTTCCATTGCTAG cagaggaggagagctACCTGCTTCCAGTGCATGTTTGA